In Brassica napus cultivar Da-Ae chromosome A3, Da-Ae, whole genome shotgun sequence, the sequence TTAGGCAATTAATTAACCATCTAATAGTGTATACTTCAGTTCAAACTTTATGGTTTTCTCTCTCACTCATAATTAAATTAAGCCTTAATGAACaatctatctctctctttctcttttaagTTTATGTCTGTGTTCTTTCTTGTATATAAAGACCTAAGCTGAAGCAACCCAACCACCAGTGAGAAGAGAGACTCTTTGTGATTGAAGTTGGAAAAGTCTTTGAGATCACGGAAAACACTCCCTCTCAATCCGCAGGTTTcaaggtatttttttttctccgacCAAACTCACTTTTAACTTAATCGCTTCTTgtctgaaatattttttatctaatttaaCACAGAAAGATGAGTCGAAGAAGTCCAAAGCCCGAGATGAAGCTGAATCTTTCGCCGCCTACGTCAAGCAGGAGGAGGGTTGTTCGATCTCCAAGCCGCTCTGCGACAACATCACCTACGTCACCGCAAAGCTCGTGTGTCTCTTCGGAGATGAACCAGGACGATCAGTCTGTGAGGTACTCGACAAGTCCAGAGACAAGCTCGATGGTTCTTGTCGGGTGTCCTCGTTGTCTCATGTACGTTATGCTCTCACAAGACGACCCTAAATGCCCTAAATGCAAAAGCACCGTTCTTCTTGATTTCAACCATGAAAACGCCTCAAACGCCAACGCTCCAGCCGCTTCTTCCTCTGGTCGCAAGACTCGGAGGAACTGAAAAGACCagtaaaaccaaaaacccatgtcttttttatttagttatttatccTTTTTATCTTTGCGAATGTAGCTGTTGTTTATGAGAGTAGTGCTAATCACGCTCCACTTTATAAACTTGGAGAAGAAGGTACGTAAGAGATGAAACTAGGGTTTTCATACTCACAAAACTTCAAATAAAAAAGGGTGGAGCGTGAATAGCactatcttttctttttcctatcTTTCCTTAACATTTTTCTACCATTTGAGGGTTATCTAATGGAAGAAGAATCTATCTGTACGTGAAAATGTGTGTCATTGTCTCCATATTCTACTCCTGAGTCTTATAAATCGTTTCATCCATCAAAGTTATGGCAACCCTCGTAACGGAACCGATGACTTATATTCCAAATCTTTTTTGGGGTACTCTGCCTCTCATATGTATAAGAGAATTAGACGTTTTGTGTTTGACTATAAGAAAAGTAGACATTCTTGGCGTAGCATAAAGATTACGTACCAATCACGAAAAGGAAGATCTAAAATTGACCTTGTGAAATATGTAGTAGCTTGATCCTAATCCCCAGGAAAATCTGAAGAGAAAACTATATAGATTCCTTGTACTTGTTGAAAAAGCAGTTCAGATGAGTGAAGAAAGAATGGTTAGAGATCAGACGAGAACTTCTTATTTAGTCCCACCTTGGTAACTTTGGCCTCATACACAAAAATTCCCTTGTTTTtcatgtgtgtgttttttttaaaatttttatgttaacTCAAAAGAACccataacaatatttttgtccTCAGCAATTGCATGTTTgattaaagacaaaaaaaagcaGACAAACCTAGGACGGGAGTTTGCAAATGGCAAAAACAATTATCAGGGAAGAAAAGTGATAAgatgtaatctttttttttttcatttataattaGCTAAACATAGTTAGATACTTTAGATTAGGTGTTTCTGAGCATGCAACGTGTAAAATGCTATGATTGTATTTGTAGAATCTATACAAAAATCTGCCGACGAAGTACAAAcaagtaaaaaatgaaaactggTTAAAATCGAAGAGGAAAGTAGTTCAGAgcatttaaataaaatcagaGGAAGGTGCATCAGTTTGTATATAACAGCTGTTCAAATTGTTAAGATTTAAAGATcattaaaaccaaaatataaatgcAATAGTAATTGAGACAGTTGTGAATTGTAATGAGCGTTACGTCAGATTATAAATACGACTTTAATTTCACCTTCATTGCTCTCTTCTAGCTCACCTCTTCAAAGAACGAAACAATAATTATGTTCATGATGATGCTGCgaattttatttcatttctctacttcttaactttttttttatatttctcttCGTCATTACACTACTTGGCTACTTGCCATGTCTTCAAAAGAACTCCATTTCTCTTCTTATCATTCACTAAATGCCACCTTTCTATTGCCGTGTTCCCTTAATTCAATGCTTGCTTCCTACCTCTCATTTTCTCAGTTATGCCCGATCATTTGATTAACATTCTACTTTCATAGAGTTTATAAACCCCACACAGAACCAAACTAGTTTGATGGTATTAACTTCATTAGGTTAGTGGAACTGACATATCATATCATcaaccaaaatatataattttctcaTTTCTGAAGAGAATTATTAGAGAGCTCGGACGTTGGGGAATTTTGTATTAGGCcgttctagaaaaaaaattaaaaagggaaCAAAAATATATACTCTCTATAAATCAGTTAgactttaaaagttaaaagaattttttttgctaagttAGTTAAAGTATTGTTGTTTGCACAAACGTTCTTGTTACATCTATAAGTTCCATCAACTCTACTCTAATAAACCATCTAATCATATTCATGTTGGATGTTAGAGATGTGTATATGTGAGTTACATGATGACGAGAGGAGACATGTGAGTGATGATGCGAAGATTAGATTGGCGTTTGGAGGGTGGAATACTAGATTTGATGTGGACCCCTTCGCAAATATGAGGTCCATCAAAGATATTTGAGGACCGCTCAAAGAGGTATTTGGTCACAGCGCAAAACTATTAGAAACGTTCTTATTCTATCGCATGCAATTGCACGTCCACAAATAGAAAGCATGCAAAATCTATCCCACTCTTGAATTAATATATGGCCAATTACCTTTATTAGTTATAGACTTTCTGATTCTTAAGATATATATCAATGCATATCTAGCCTAATTAATTAGTTACAAATGTATTATTAATTTAGATAATTGTATCTCGACGTGTTCACTCCACATCCGAAAGTGTTAATCCCACACAATTCGCCGTCCACggggtttatatattttgactaGTCACAGTCGTTATATTTATATCTAAGAAAAATTAGGTTTCATCATAATCACTTATCGACAATTCAAACATATTATTCATTAGCGTTTGTGATCACATTTAGTGGTGGAGTACGGAGAAACGTACGTACATTTTATACTATAGTTGAGTTTTCCGGATATTGCCGCTGCCTAAGCGTTAGCTTTCATGTATTGTTCTTTAAGATGATCGTTAACGTCTTTGCCACTAATACCACACAGAAAAAACTTCACCCTTAAGAAATTTGACCAAGCTATAAAGAGGATATgtcataattttatttcaatgttttgttttcttctaattaattatttaatttattgctTCTATAAATGCATTAATACTTGAGTGGTTGAAATCTAATTATGCTATTCTTTATTGTGAGTGCAGTACACATTTAAACTGCAATAGTTTTCTTTGTATCTtctatattttctcttttttttttttgtaaaccgAGTATCCTGCCTCCACCgaagtggtccagactagagaccgaagtgagcaTGGACGCTGACAGGACGTCACCATGTAGCTCACCGTGTAATGGTCTTCGGTCTCGGATGCTGCAGCCCATATGTAAATTTCGCAGTAGCCAAGGTTCGAACCCAGGGGCGGGCACTCCAGCGGgatattttctcattttttacGTACATTTTTGTATTGATTCAATATGAAGAGCAATACTGACAGGATATTAAacgtaatttgtttttttcttaatttcttgCATTAccattattaataaaaacaaataccatgaatatctatattaataaagttGCTCAGAAACTCTCTTCCTTGAGCCACCTCAGCAGAGGGTGTTTTAAAATTGGACACGTGTCCTTTTCTTTTAAACCATTTGAATTTCCTTTCGCAATTGTTTAGTGGGCTAAgtgtttgtaattatttaatgGAATGGGCTCCAACGCAGAGCCACAGATGTTGATGATTTTTGACCGACCGTCTTCTCTGTGTGAAACGCTCGCGGTCCAGCTTCTCATCCTCATTGATGCTTCTGAGAAACGTATACAGTTATGGCATTCATTCAATATTGAACTGCTATGCGTCTTTAGTTCTCTTTAATTATCGATCTCATCGTCGTCTTTAATTAATAAGCTACGAACTTGAGAAAGACAATCTTTCCAGACCCTCTCTTGCTACCGTCAAGTCTCCCCTTTGAGATGCCAAGTCTGTACTTCGTGGAGATTTTCGGGTAAATTTTCTCATCTGATTCATTTGATTTAAATGAAAGGATGAAATAATCTTTAGAATTCTATATTCTGGTTATAGAAAAAGAATATGTTATTTGAACTCTCTTTGTGTATATTTCTTAACAAAGTCAGATTTTGTCTTCTCTGATGAACACATTCAGTGGATCAAGACCTACAAGTTTATCTTTTGGGCACTCATATTCCATGGAAAGATGTATTTCGGCAGATATCTCCCTTGGAAAGAGCCTCCCTTCAGTATAACATCTATAATATTCTCGCCGACGATCACTGAATCCCCGTTGCAACCTCCCTCTTGCGTATGATCTCTATTTGCTCAtgatccttttttttgtttggcttGAGAAATTATGTGTTTTTGAGTTGTTCAATAGATTGTAGATAATAGCTTCGTCACTGAAAGTCTGAAACAGTTGCAGATTTGGACTTCACTAGAATTCTTCATCATAAAAAGACGACCGCAAACATGAAGTCAAACCTCTACTCGTGCAAAAACAATCCGATTCAGCCATTGAGAATCAGTTTCATTTACTACAAGAAACAATCCTTAGGTGACTCGATCTCTTACCTTCTCTTATTGCTGCCATCATGTTTGCATCTCTTGAAATGACTTCTTCACCTTGACTTAAAGCTTTCTTAACATCAGTTCCTTCTTTGACTAAATATCTATGTTTTTACTTAATGATCTAGAGCAAGTATGGACGAGCATAAAATTTATTCATTCACTTTTTCTTAGGTGATTTGGCAAGTAAGAGCCTAATACTTACGGTTTGAAAGATGGAGAGCTAAGGAACAGATGATGTACACCATTGGCATGAAAAGAGGTTTGTTCACTCCTTTCAGCTTGAGGTTTCTCCTAGATGTGTCTTTtgttaaaatatagatattactgtCTCAGCTTTGGGTTGCTTATGAtcactataatattatttgagaagtcactttCCTAGGTGTCGCGTTCACGTTAACTCTTACGGTGGTTGATTACTACGATATCcctaatgaaataaaaaagtaCATTTAAttctttactttttaaaattttccaaaaacaatataaataaaaaggaaaaatttttaaagtcttaaaaataatttaaaaacgaaaaaatatatgtatatataatatgatttcataaaaaaggaaagttcacaaaatagtaatattccatttaaaaatatctttaagtaacaaaaatatacttttgaagtaataaaatacttttttttatctacATCTTCTtagatgaaatatatatttgtatataatgcgatttcaaaaaaaacaaagttc encodes:
- the BNAA02G29440D gene encoding protein GL2-INTERACTING REPRESSOR 1, encoding MSRRSPKPEMKLNLSPPTSSRRRVVRSPSRSATTSPTSPQSSCVSSEMNQDDQSVRYSTSPETSSMVLVGCPRCLMYVMLSQDDPKCPKCKSTVLLDFNHENASNANAPAASSSGRKTRRN